The genomic DNA NNNNNNNNNNNNNNNNNNNNNNNNNNNNNNNNNNNNNNNNNNNNNNNNNNNNNNNNNNNNNNNNNNNNNNNNNNNNNNNNNNNNNNNNNNNNNNNNNNNNNNNNNNNNNNNNNNNNNNNNNNNNNNNNNNNNNNNNNNNNNNNNNNNNNNNNNNNNNNNNNNNNNNNNNNNNNNNNNNNNNNNNNNNNNNNNNNNNNNNNNNNNNNNNNNNNNNNNNNNNNNNNNNNNNNNNNNNNNNNNNNNNNNNNNNNNNNNNNNNNNNNTCATGGTGACAAACCAGGATTATACAGTTGCACAAATCCTGCGAGCCATATTATACAGTTGCACAAATCAAAGTCATGGTGACAAACCAGGATTCTCTTCAGGTTTATTGCTCAAAATTCCAGTGAAGGCCAAAGCTTTTTCCATGAATTTAGAGGAACCACGCCGACTTGTTTTGCGATACACACAGCTCCTATGATTATTACACCATCCTCCACCCTAAACCACTcattgagttaaaaaaaaaaaaaaaactgaaatctaGCTTCTAATTACTTCCAAGTCAATCCTCAATAGCAGAAATTCACAAATCAAGCTGTAAAAAAATGCACAAACCTCAAGTTGGATAAGCCAACTGTTAGCACCTGATCCAAAACCACGATCTAAATGATAACCAGGTAGCGTCCCATCTAAACACACTGCACCAAATTAGAGTTGAACAAAACActaatcatcatcaaaatttaaatcaaactcNCCAGAGAAAGAGGCACCATCGCAGTATCGCAACTTGATCCTGTTCCAATTAAAGAAGTCTGCAAGCCACAAACAGAATCAAAGTCATGGTGACAAACCAGGATTATACAGTTGCACAAATCCTGCGAGCCATATTATACAGTTGCACAAATCAAAGTCATGGTGACAAACCAGGATTCTCTTCAGGTTTATTGCTCAAAATTCCAGTGAAGGCCAAAGCTTTTTCCATGAATTTAGAGGAACCACGCCGACTTGTTTTGCGATACACACAGCTCCTATGATTATTACACCATCCTCCACCCTAAACCACTcattgagttaaaaaaaaaaaaaaaactgaaatctaGCTTCTAATTACTTCCAAGTCAATCCTCAATAGCAGAAATTCACAAATCAAGCTGTAAAAAAATGCACAAACCTCAAGTTGGATAAGCCAACTGTTAGCACCTGATCCAAAACCACGATCTAAATGATAACCAGGTAGCGTCCCATCTAAACACACTGCACCAAATTAGAGTTGAACAAAACActaatcatcatcaaaatttaaatcaaactcCCATTAAATTTCAAATCCCAACTAAGAAAGCCAAAATCGAGACCGAATTGTGGAAATTGGAAAACAAAGGTCAATGTCATAGTGGAAACATCTCCACAACAAGCATATCCTCAAATCCAATAGAAGAGCTGAAGAACGAAAGAGAGAGTACTGTACCAGCTCCTTTGGAGTCAGCTCCCTGAATCAAGGTGAGAGGCACCATAGGAACCGAAGAAGCCATCAATTTATTCTCCAGCAACGATATCACAGTCTCAGTATCTCTAGGTTTCTGGAATCCATCGCTAGATCCGCTCCGAACCACCGCCGCGATTGAACATAGCCAGCACACGGCCACCGAAATCAAAAGTAGACTCCTCATATCCCGCCAACGGCGCAAGGAGCCAGGTCCCGGAGCTCCGGGAGATACAGCGAAGCGAAGGACGAACCGAGCGCGAAAATTTTGGTTAAGAGATCGATTTCGATAGTAATGTGTTTACTCTTTAATCAGTAGTACatagaagacaaaaataatttgaatttgaaaatgaagaagaagaaaaaaaaaaaaaaaaaaaaaaaaaaaaNNNNNNNNNNNNNNNNNNNNNNNNNNNNNNNNNNNNNNNNNNNNNNNNNNNNNNNNNNNNNNNNNNNNNNNNNNNNNNNNNNNNNNNNNNNNNNNNNNNNNNNNNNNNNNNNNNNNNNNNNNNNNNNNNNNNNNNNNNNNNNNNNNNNNNNNNNNNNNNNNNNNNNNNNNNNNNNNNNNNNNNNNNNNNNNNNNNNNNNNNNNNNNNNNNNNNNNNNNNNNNNNNNNNNNNNNNNNNNNNNNNNNNNNNNNNNNNaagcttttttttttttttttctctcgtgCGTcgatttgtaataataatttatagttttattccGTCACGAAATATACCGAAGAATTAAATTTGTATCTAtttgtttggactttggagtaGAAAGATTCATTCACTTAGCAAATGTCTAAATCTGTATTTATTTAtctgtattgatttttttatttcttacagATTTgagtatttaatatttttagattttgataaTGGAGATTGACATTTTTAATCCCTGCATAGATCCTAtatggagtatatatatattttgtcgtTAGCTATTATTTGGAAAAGCAAGATACTGTTTGACTAATTTGTGgctaatttatacaatttctgAGCAATTTTGTGTACAGTTATTTGGcatgtacataatatattaatgcTTAAATCCTTATAATATTACGCTGTAATAATGGTGGCAAGTGCATGTTTGTGGGCtaaaaaaacttcttcttcctcttttagcGTGTTCTCTAGATTTTTGTTCTGAAAAAAACATTCTCAATTAAATACGTAAAAATAGATTAGTTACGTTTGCTAGATTTATTCGTGCCCTTCTGTCGGTCTGACGTGGCCGTCTCTTATTAAAGTGGTCCCCATTCTggccttttttttgttaatgggatttttcatcaaattaaaatatatggaCGAAAAATGTTTTGGGTATGGGCCTTACAAACCCAATAAATTtattggagattttttttttttgtttttgtttttgacatcaATTGATTGGAGGTTTTAAGGTtgctaattataattttatattatatatattaaatgaaaattaactaatttattttttcccctaatttttggttattatttacaaaatatgtttcaACGGACTAAACCCATAtctatgatctttttttttgatatgcgaataataatattagaacacacaaaaaaacaattttaccaCTAACTTCTAAGAAAatcaatatgttaaattattaCACTTTTATATTGGAATGCGCCTACTAGAAACTTTCAGCACAGTGTTACACTGAATTACGTTAGATTtacaattgatgattttttatgttttatttttacggGATCTGAAGAAATTATAACCCGACATAATAAAATGAACACATGATccatgtcaataatatgtcgcTAACCTAACTTCTTGGTTTTTAGGCTTTTAAACCTTTTTCTATTATAATAAAGAGTGCTCTCTGAATCAGCTAAACATTCGTtcgtttgtattattttatatgcaGATTTGATTCATTTTTATGGCGGATGATAatcatttttgatttaatttggtTAACATACAACTAGTTGTGATTTACAATCAAAATAGTTTTAGACTAATTTTTCCtgctataaaagaaaattaaacttgtttttttcaTGATCAAACATTTTTTGTTGCATGATACTTGACCTTTTTTGTGTTCTGTCTACACTTGACATTTCAGAATATGCGACTGTTCACCTTTATTTTTACCCTTAGTGTTTgcattatttatagaaaatcaaAATGACAAAGAAAATTATACGAATGTATACAATAGATAATAGTATGTGCTAAACACATCATCTTATTATTTGCCTTTCATCACCATATAAACAACATGGACATGGTGGATCATTATCATAATCGCCAAGTCACCTTCAACAATCATGCTTTCTGAAAATCATTTCATATTAAAATAGAGACAAGCCAAtgtaaacagaaacaaaaatagagacaaaaccaaaaacattaaaataaattatcgTATGCTTTCCAAACGATATAGATAATAGACCAGTGTTGAAACTCATTTCATTATTGTCTACTAACGTATCAGATACATTTCTATTTAACTAAAAAAGGTTGATGATAATTGGCAAAGACCATAACAGATTAAGATGTTAACCAAATCGCCCGTAGGGCCCGGCCTGCTTCTCGCCATAGTTATTGGCTGAGAACATAGAGCGGGGAAAGTGATTAGGTATCTGAGCTTGAggattcattattaaaaaagacaaaatccaTTATTATTTTTCGAATTGTGTATAAATACAGCAACTCCTTCACATTGATCATAAGCTCTCTCACACACACCTTTCATTAAGTATTCTCTCTTCGTAATTCTCGTTAATATCTTCTTTCTCgctaaaattagaaaaatggaTGGATTTGGAGCCAAGTACGAGTGCTTGTTCTTTGGTAACACACACATAAACACATCATCttcaacgttttttttttggtttttctctaTGCAATTTCTGAAAGGTAATTCATCAAAAACgttttgttctttaatttgctgttgttgttgcagatCTGGACGATACTTTATACCCTTTGAGCATCGGAATCAACCTAGCTTGCCGAAACAACATCCAAGGTAAAGAGAATAACGTTTCAAGATCGAATGTTGCTTAATTATTAACGACTCAAgttcttattttgtttgctcTCTCTTTGTTATTTTGCAGAGTTCATGCTTAACCAACTCGAAATTGAAGAGAGTGAAGTTCCAAAGATGTGTTTGGATCTTTACAAAGAATATGGAACCACCATGGCTGGTCTCAAGGTAAGCGATTTCAAAATTCTTGATCCTAAACATACCAAAGTTGTTCTTTATACCGAACAACATAGGCGTGTTTGTACAGGTTCTTGGTTACGAGTTTGACAATGATGAGTTCCATGAATATGTCCATGGAAGACTTCCATACGAGAAACTTAAACCTGATCCAGTTCTCCGTAACCTTCTTCTCTCTATGCCTCACCGTAAAATCGTAAGTTTCTTCGAGCTTGTTCTTGTTCCTCATAATTCTCCACTGACTCCTTTTTCTCATTCTCTGTTTTAATATTTCCCATCAGATCTTTACTAACGCAGACAAATCTCATGCAACACGAGCACTTACCAGATTGGGTCTAGAGGATTGCTTCGAAGGAATCATTTGTTTCGAAACATTAAACCCTTCCTCTGACTCAAAGACTCAAATCCTCTGTAAACCTTCTGTTGAAGCCTTTAAAGCCGCAATTCGCATCGCAGACATTGTTGATCCACGCAAAACggtaatatatataagtcaCTAGGATGTTTCAGAGTTTTCAGTTACCAAACTCAAAAgtctgtatattttttttgttttcagatgtTCTTCGATGACAGTATTCGTAACATCGCCAGTGCTAAAGCAACGGGGCTAAAAACCGTGTTTGTGGGGAACTCAGTGCTAGTTCCAGGTGCAGACTATGCACTAAGCAGCATTCATAACATAAAGGAAGCAATACCTGATTTATGGGAAGACAACAAAGATGAGAAGCTGGAGCCAATTGTTCAGCAAGCCGCAGTTGCAGCCATGGTCCATGCTTAGTCTAATATGAATCCCACATCGATTAAGAGAACCTTGATTGTACTTTTTAACTCATGTATCcgaaataaaagaaacaaaagatcagaatataaaaatctttgGCTTTTTGATGGTTTAAAATTCCTCAACAGTCATCATAATtgcaaaaaacagaacaaagatcGCAATGACAATGCACACTGGTCAAATACTGATTATAATCAAGCATCAATTGGGAGCTCGCCGCAGGCATAGATTCTACAACCTTTCTTGGGAACATCCATGGCGCGTGTCGGCTGAGACTCAAGGGTCCTCACAAGCTTCATACCTTCAATGACTTGTCCAAACACAACATGCTTGTTATCCAACCATGGAGTCTgcacaagaagaagataatcaAAGAACAAATCTTTTGTGAATAAATCTGAATCAGAAAATGTGAAGgtaaaacatatgaaaaatgAGGTGAAGAGTCACCTTGACGGTGCAAATGAAAAACTGGCTTCCATTAGTATTAGGACCAGCGTTTGCCATGCTCAAGATTCCAGGTCCAGTATGCTTCACTGCAAATACGAATAGTCAAAAAAAGCATTAACACCTCTAAGAAACACAAGACAAAACCAGAACTATTCTttggttaataataataatactcacgGGTGAAGTTTTCATCTTCGAACTTGGCACCGTAAATACTAATACCTCCAGTACCCTGTGAGGCCATATTCGAAGTTGGTCCATTTAGAAAGAAACATCAAATAACAAACAGAACAGTCTTATATGTAATTTTctcggggaaaaaaaaaaaaaagaacttacatTTCCCTCAGTGAAATCACCGCCTTGGATCATGAAATCCTTAATAATACGATGGAAAGAGGAACCcttgtacccgtattttttcTCACCTGGAAGAAATCAATTTCCTTTTAGACAATGGTTTTGTTTATCTATATAAAGTTCCAAACTTTAATCATCTCCAAAGAGACCACCATCACAGTTGAAGGAAAAAGAAGATCTTTACCAGTACACAAGACACGGAAGTTTTCAACGGTTTTAGGGACAACATCTCCAAAGAGACCCATCACAATTCTTCCAGCAACTTCACCTCCAATTTCCACATCAAAGTAAACCTTGTTTGTCACTTTAGCTTGTGGTTcaatgacttcttcttcttcctcctataAAACCAAGTTCAAACTTCAACACACATCCATAAGCAAACAGGACATTATCAATGATGACAAAATCAGGTTTTTTTGGGGAAATCTTACAGCCGCCATGGATTTAACACAAGCGGTTCTCTGCTGCTTGGTGGTCGGACAAACTCCGGAAAATTGCTTAAGCGGGAAACTTGACGCATAGTGCAATCTCGAAGAAAATGCAATTCCAGAGGAACGAGCTCCGAAGCAAACTGATTGAGGTGTTCGGTTTGCGGAAGCTAATTGCGATTTAACACCGAACCcaatctacaaacaaaaaccaaacaaagagaATTAAGACCAAAAAAACCCCACAAGAACAGCGAGAATATCCGATGGGGAGATTCCGTTTCAACTCACTCcacttaaaaccaaaaaagtagACGCCATTACTGGTAGAGTGAAAGAAANaaaaaaaaaaaaaaaaaaaaaaaaaaaagcatagaCTTTTACGAAAAGTGTAGGACTAAGTAGCGAACCTGGGAAACAGAGCGAGAAGTGTGAACCATCTGCATTGTAGACGACGAAGCAGCCATTGATTTTGATAGAAGAAGTCTTTTGTTGTTGGGAGTCTCTAGTTTTTGCAGATAAGAGAGAACCGCCTCGAGCCTTGTTTTTAAGTTAGCAGATGTGGTGGCTTTGGTATCCTTAACATCTCTTACTAACTTACGCCCCCATGATTACGACAACTAGgccttattttttatttcttttaggCCCAGCCCAACTATATATTCTCTTGGTTATTATAATTAAACCATTTTAGTGATCACTTAAAACGTCGTCCATGTTTTGAGACCGTTCATCATCACTATCAGCTCTGCTCTTACGGTTTGTGTGATTTCGATTTTatcagataaaaaaattaaagaaattccagaaaattgttacaaaatactTAGTTAAACACTTGTTTTACATACTTAGGTCATAAgtgaaaattcaagaaattagATTTTAGAAGATTGAGAAAAAGTTAACCTACTTGCCGCAAAATAAAAAGCcgataaaattagaatttagaaaaaggCCCCAAAAGTTTTGACTAAGGAAACTTTAAGCCCATTGATTTCAACATGTCAACAACACAACTCCGATTTTGATGATTAACcccctccttgtcttcttcttcttcaaccttgttGTCACCGGAGTTTCGAAGCAGAGCTTCAATGATTTCCTTAAAAGGTATAATCTcatcactctctttctctttcttcttcttcttcttcttcaactttcttCCGTCTTCTTTCCATTTCCCACCACCCCATTCGTACGACGGATCCATCCACGGCGGCAACACTCTCCTTCCGGCAGCAGTTGATGTCGAAGCTCCTTCCTTTTCCGAAACCCTAGATTCGATCTCTTTCGGCTGATTCGATGTCGCATCATCAGATCTCGGTGAAGTGGGAACAGAGACCATCACGATTCTTTCTTCGGAATTCGCCGGAAGAGCTGAATCCCAATCCCCCAGAATCTCTGAACTCTCTGCTTTATCTGAAggtttctcctcctccattctgacaaaaaaaaagcttccgCAATTACACGAAAACCGGTGAACTGTTTTTGTAGGTTGTGTTGAAAGATGGATATAGAATGTTTTTGGGCTTTTCAACCTTTTTGGGCTTTTAAGTTGGGCCACATTTCAGATTTTGTCAGTTGATAATTTCAATTTAcacagattattttttttacctaacgGATGGGAACTTCGCAACTATACTCGACATTCAGCTAACAACAATACATACATTTGTTTTTAGACGATTTCCATCTATTGAATTTTATGATACCCTAAGAAAAATCatatgatgatgaaaatatGTGTAACTCAATCGACTCAATCAGCAGTTTCAGTTTTTGGATTAGGTTAGATTGAGaatatttcataatatttattatggTGGAAAAAATATACGTCCACTTCATTCTCCATTTTTACCTTTCATTTCTTCTCTGTATATCGACTAATTATAGTAAATATAGCTCAGCTATTCTCTATTGTATTATGATTTAACAATCAAATTTAATTAGtgtgtaaattttgtaaaaaaatatatatatattttaaaatattatactatatagtagttgaattttttattgttgaattaatatgaagaaatttaaatgttaaaattacattacttgAAAAACGATTGAACTagtgatgccaaacttacgaaccaaagGCTATGCAATGGATAGGACACCAAGCTCGGTTATTCTCCATTGTATTGcaattttaacacttaaatttcttttactaaTTCGACCATCTTTTAACGATATTTaagtaaaatttgatatttaagtaaaaatatcaaatttgtaaTAATGAATTTAAGTTCAAATGGAatcattataataatataaaggtGTGTTCAACTAACCTGAATCAACTATCCAGTAGGGAGAATGAGAAAACCTGATCCTTTCTTTCGGCGCATCCAAATTCCCTAGTAGACCTGCCAATATTTCATCAGACGCGTAAATATTTGGATACATCATACATGTAGTCTTAAAAGCATATACCACAATAATAGAAACACACCAAATTAAGCTGTGTAATAAGATGACATGACATTCATTAGTCCCTACAGATTCAAATTCACACACGCATACTGATAGTCTGATAGATCATAATAATGCAtacatatatcatcatcattatttcTCATTCAATACACGCACGAACTTACCTCAAACGAATAATGGAAACAGAATTGAATTGAAAGGATC from Camelina sativa cultivar DH55 chromosome 7, Cs, whole genome shotgun sequence includes the following:
- the LOC104704143 gene encoding pectin acetylesterase 6-like; amino-acid sequence: MRSLLLISVAVCWLCSIAAVVRSGSSDGFQKPRDTETVISLLENKLMASSVPMVPLTLIQGADSKGAVCLDGTLPGYHLDRGFGSGANSWLIQLEGGGWCNNHRSCVYRKTSRRGSSKFMEKALAFTGILSNKPEENPDFFNWNRIKLRYCDGASFSGEFDLNFDDD
- the LOC104699673 gene encoding uncharacterized protein C24B11.05-like — translated: MDGFGAKYECLFFDLDDTLYPLSIGINLACRNNIQEFMLNQLEIEESEVPKMCLDLYKEYGTTMAGLKVLGYEFDNDEFHEYVHGRLPYEKLKPDPVLRNLLLSMPHRKIIFTNADKSHATRALTRLGLEDCFEGIICFETLNPSSDSKTQILCKPSVEAFKAAIRIADIVDPRKTMFFDDSIRNIASAKATGLKTVFVGNSVLVPGADYALSSIHNIKEAIPDLWEDNKDEKLEPIVQQAAVAAMVHA
- the LOC104699672 gene encoding peptidyl-prolyl cis-trans isomerase CYP20-3, chloroplastic; translation: MAASSSTMQMVHTSRSVSQIGFGVKSQLASANRTPQSVCFGARSSGIAFSSRLHYASSFPLKQFSGVCPTTKQQRTACVKSMAAEEEEEVIEPQAKVTNKVYFDVEIGGEVAGRIVMGLFGDVVPKTVENFRVLCTGEKKYGYKGSSFHRIIKDFMIQGGDFTEGNGTGGISIYGAKFEDENFTLKHTGPGILSMANAGPNTNGSQFFICTVKTPWLDNKHVVFGQVIEGMKLVRTLESQPTRAMDVPKKGCRIYACGELPIDA
- the LOC104699674 gene encoding uncharacterized protein LOC104699674, with the translated sequence MEEEKPSDKAESSEILGDWDSALPANSEERIVMVSVPTSPRSDDATSNQPKEIESRVSEKEGASTSTAAGRRVLPPWMDPSYEWGGGKWKEDGRKLKKKKKKKEKESDEIIPFKEIIEALLRNSGDNKVEEEEDKEGVNHQNRSCVVDMLKSMGLKFP